In one Neobacillus sp. CF12 genomic region, the following are encoded:
- a CDS encoding fatty acid desaturase — translation MSVQENTKNLRKQVAPFEKSTTKQSVWQIINTVGPFILLWFLAYQSLAVSYWLALVPIILAAGFLTRIFIIFHDCTHHSFFKNRRANRAVGTAMGVLTLFPFDQWGHEHSVHHATSGNLDKRGTGDIWTLTVDEYLAAPLKMRLAYRFYRNPIVMFGLGPIWVFLLKNRFNRKGARKKEVMNTYLTNVLIVTLMAVLWVTVGWQAFLLVHGSIFMLAGSIGIWLFYVQHTFEDSYFEEDKDWEYVKAAVEGSSFYKLPKLLQFLTGNIGFHHVHHLSPRVPNYKLEEAHNETLPLQNVPTISLATSLKSLRFRLWDEKAKNFVAFKDVKALAKKRISVQAKPEV, via the coding sequence ATGTCAGTACAAGAAAATACTAAGAATTTACGAAAACAGGTTGCTCCATTTGAAAAATCAACTACAAAACAAAGTGTATGGCAAATCATAAACACGGTTGGACCGTTTATCTTATTATGGTTTCTTGCTTATCAAAGCTTAGCTGTTTCTTATTGGTTAGCATTGGTTCCAATTATTCTTGCAGCTGGATTTTTAACCAGAATTTTTATCATCTTTCATGACTGTACCCATCACTCGTTCTTTAAAAATAGACGCGCAAATCGCGCAGTTGGTACTGCAATGGGAGTTCTAACGTTATTCCCGTTTGATCAATGGGGTCATGAGCACTCTGTTCATCATGCTACAAGTGGAAACTTGGATAAGCGTGGAACTGGAGATATTTGGACTTTAACTGTTGATGAGTACTTGGCTGCACCGCTTAAAATGCGTTTGGCTTATCGTTTCTACCGCAATCCAATCGTTATGTTTGGTTTAGGGCCAATCTGGGTTTTCCTTTTGAAAAATCGTTTTAACCGTAAAGGTGCCCGTAAGAAAGAAGTAATGAACACGTATTTAACCAATGTTCTGATTGTAACTTTAATGGCTGTACTTTGGGTAACAGTTGGCTGGCAAGCATTTTTACTCGTACATGGTTCTATCTTTATGCTTGCAGGTTCAATAGGTATTTGGTTATTTTATGTGCAGCATACATTTGAGGATTCTTACTTTGAAGAAGATAAAGATTGGGAATATGTAAAAGCAGCGGTTGAAGGAAGTTCTTTTTATAAACTCCCAAAACTTTTGCAATTTCTAACAGGTAATATTGGTTTTCACCATGTTCATCATTTAAGTCCTAGGGTTCCGAATTATAAGTTAGAAGAGGCTCATAATGAGACACTTCCATTACAAAACGTACCAACAATCTCACTTGCAACAAGCTTAAAGTCACTTCGTTTCCGTTTATGGGATGAAAAAGCAAAGAACTTTGTGGCTTTTAAAGATGTGAAAGCTTTGGCGAAAAAACGTATTTCTGTTCAAGCAAAACCAGAAGTTTAA
- a CDS encoding YezD family protein, translated as MEKIASLLEGLEFGTVQITVHDSQITQIDRLEKHRLPLQNKTSVQAFPNKMKSRPEK; from the coding sequence ATGGAAAAAATAGCTAGTCTTTTGGAAGGATTAGAGTTTGGCACGGTACAAATAACCGTTCACGATTCACAAATAACGCAAATTGATCGCTTAGAAAAGCATCGGCTGCCCTTACAAAATAAAACGAGTGTTCAAGCATTTCCAAACAAAATGAAAAGCAGGCCAGAAAAATGA
- a CDS encoding dimethylarginine dimethylaminohydrolase family protein, with the protein MTETPEGNRKTFCANEYDVLKRVILCQPQYMTIREAINETQKEFEDEGIHIKTALEQHREFVRTLESHEIEVILLPYHKKYPEQVFTRDIGFTLGQTIFVAKMAHDVRIGEEDVLKQWLEDEEISYYNLAEDLIEGGDVIIDGETIYVGLSNRTHKEAVEHLQGLLNQYDVKAIPFKAKYLHLDCVFNVVSPEVALIYKPALTDEDIALFSSRYECIEVSEDEQFTLGTNVLNIGNKKIVSLPVNKQVNEQLRNRGFEVIEVDITEIIKSGGSFRCCTLPILRG; encoded by the coding sequence ATGACTGAAACACCAGAGGGAAATAGAAAAACATTTTGTGCCAATGAGTATGATGTATTAAAGCGTGTGATTCTATGTCAGCCACAATATATGACAATTCGTGAAGCCATTAATGAGACACAAAAGGAATTTGAAGATGAAGGTATACATATAAAAACTGCATTAGAACAACATCGGGAATTTGTTCGAACATTAGAATCACATGAAATAGAGGTGATTTTATTACCCTATCATAAAAAATACCCCGAGCAGGTGTTTACGAGAGATATTGGTTTTACGTTAGGGCAAACCATTTTTGTAGCGAAAATGGCTCATGATGTCAGAATTGGTGAAGAAGATGTATTGAAACAGTGGTTAGAAGACGAGGAAATATCTTATTACAATTTGGCAGAGGATCTGATCGAAGGTGGAGATGTAATCATTGATGGGGAAACCATTTACGTTGGCTTGAGTAATCGGACCCATAAGGAAGCAGTAGAACATTTGCAAGGTCTACTAAATCAATATGATGTGAAAGCTATTCCGTTTAAGGCAAAATATCTCCATTTGGATTGTGTTTTTAATGTTGTATCTCCTGAAGTTGCCCTAATCTATAAGCCAGCACTAACAGATGAAGATATTGCCCTTTTTTCATCTCGCTATGAATGTATTGAAGTGTCAGAAGATGAACAATTTACACTTGGAACCAATGTTTTAAATATCGGGAACAAGAAGATAGTAAGTTTACCCGTTAATAAGCAGGTAAACGAACAGTTACGGAACAGAGGATTTGAAGTGATAGAAGTGGATATTACTGAAATTATCAAATCAGGCGGGTCCTTCCGCTGTTGTACACTTCCAATCTTGAGGGGATAA
- a CDS encoding Rrf2 family transcriptional regulator yields the protein MKVSSKGEYALRALILLGNYKGKVLGIQEISEKTLVSINYLEQILLQLKNLGYVVSKRGAKGGYSLYREPEDINIGEVIRDLEGPLSPMSCASITKYEPCPIEEGCQLKPLWSLVRDTIAFVLERTTLEDLLLNRINKLEGEDFVVIKRTSGSASDGKNS from the coding sequence ATGAAGGTATCAAGCAAGGGTGAATATGCACTAAGAGCTTTAATTTTGCTAGGAAACTATAAAGGAAAAGTGCTCGGCATTCAGGAAATTTCAGAAAAAACCCTTGTCAGTATTAACTACCTAGAACAAATCCTTCTTCAATTAAAAAACCTTGGGTATGTGGTCAGTAAACGCGGTGCAAAGGGTGGTTACTCGCTTTATAGAGAACCAGAAGATATTAACATCGGTGAAGTGATCCGTGATCTAGAGGGACCTTTATCTCCAATGAGCTGTGCTTCAATCACTAAATACGAACCATGTCCTATTGAGGAGGGATGTCAATTAAAGCCATTGTGGTCTTTAGTTCGAGATACAATTGCTTTTGTCTTAGAACGAACAACACTGGAGGATTTACTTTTAAACAGAATTAATAAGCTGGAGGGAGAGGATTTTGTTGTCATTAAAAGGACGTCTGGATCAGCAAGTGATGGAAAAAATAGCTAG
- a CDS encoding response regulator transcription factor, with translation MIRIVIAEDQALLLEAMGNLLNLEDDIEVVGQAGNGVEALTLVQQLQPDVCIMDIEMPEKNGLEAAEVLQDSDCKVIILTTFARPGYYQRALRADVRGYLLKDNPSEELASSIRSVMDGMRIYSNELLDEDCNEENIGILAQKSSQNNKGSVKNYLSSIMDKIKLPTG, from the coding sequence ATGATTCGAATTGTAATTGCAGAGGATCAGGCATTGCTTTTAGAGGCCATGGGTAATCTGCTGAATTTAGAAGATGATATCGAAGTTGTTGGTCAAGCAGGCAATGGGGTAGAAGCGCTAACACTTGTACAACAATTACAGCCAGATGTATGCATTATGGATATCGAAATGCCTGAGAAAAATGGGCTTGAGGCTGCTGAAGTTTTACAGGATAGCGATTGTAAAGTGATCATTCTAACAACCTTTGCCAGACCAGGATATTATCAACGTGCACTAAGGGCTGATGTAAGAGGGTACTTACTGAAAGATAATCCTAGTGAGGAATTAGCATCCTCAATCCGCAGCGTAATGGATGGAATGCGAATTTATTCCAATGAACTCCTGGATGAAGATTGCAATGAAGAAAATATCGGAATACTCGCACAGAAGTCTTCTCAAAATAATAAGGGCTCTGTCAAAAATTATTTATCCTCTATTATGGATAAAATAAAGTTGCCAACAGGCTAA
- a CDS encoding ribonuclease J, translating into MKQLSIFALGGINEIGKNMYVIEYGDDILVVDCGGKFPDESLMGIDLIIPDMTYLEENQDRIRAMIVTHGHEDHIGGIPFFLKRLNVPIYATRFTLGLIELKLEEHRLLRDTELVTIHSESTLEFGEISCSFFKVSHSIPDCLGIVFHTPEGNVVHTGDFKFDLTPSNDQFSDIHKMAQIGQQGVIALISESTNAERKGLSPSEQMVGEHLVEAFLKAEGKIILSTFASNVNRVQQVVEAAIKTNRKLALLGRSMVNVVDVALERGYLDVPEGMLISANEIEQFPPDKVVILCTGSQGEPNAALARLSTGNYRDATIYPGDTVILAASPIPGNEKGVSRIIDNLFQLGAKVIYGSGSSTGMHVSGHGYQEDLKLMLTLMKPTYFIPIHGEYRMLHHHKQLAESVGVEKGNTFIIKNGDVVDIQNSIAHQTRNIPAGDTYVDGISVGDVGEIVLRDRRQLSEDGMLVVVLTISKSDRKIIQGPDTITRGFVYVKESEDLIREINRLVKKTILELEADNIRQWNVMKQHIKKSVGQYLFKHTKRKPMILPIILEI; encoded by the coding sequence ATGAAACAATTATCTATTTTCGCATTAGGCGGAATCAATGAAATTGGTAAGAACATGTATGTAATTGAATATGGAGACGATATTTTGGTGGTTGATTGCGGAGGTAAATTTCCAGACGAGAGTTTAATGGGAATTGACCTGATAATCCCTGATATGACTTATTTAGAGGAAAATCAGGATCGGATCCGTGCGATGATTGTGACACACGGTCACGAAGACCATATCGGCGGTATCCCTTTCTTTTTAAAAAGATTAAATGTACCGATTTATGCTACTCGGTTTACATTAGGTCTAATTGAATTAAAGTTAGAAGAGCATCGCCTTCTTCGTGATACTGAGTTAGTAACCATTCATTCGGAGTCTACTCTTGAGTTTGGCGAAATAAGTTGCTCCTTTTTCAAAGTGAGTCATAGCATTCCTGATTGTCTTGGGATTGTTTTTCATACACCAGAGGGAAATGTCGTTCATACAGGTGACTTTAAGTTCGATTTAACACCTTCAAATGACCAATTTAGTGATATTCATAAAATGGCTCAGATTGGTCAACAAGGTGTTATTGCGCTAATATCCGAAAGTACCAATGCCGAACGCAAAGGTTTATCTCCTTCTGAGCAAATGGTTGGTGAACATTTGGTGGAAGCATTTTTGAAAGCTGAGGGGAAAATCATCCTTTCCACCTTTGCATCAAACGTGAACAGGGTTCAACAAGTCGTCGAGGCAGCGATCAAGACGAATCGTAAGCTAGCCTTGCTTGGACGCAGCATGGTAAACGTGGTAGATGTTGCACTTGAGCGAGGGTATTTAGATGTTCCGGAGGGAATGCTCATCAGTGCAAATGAAATCGAACAGTTTCCTCCTGATAAAGTCGTGATTCTGTGTACTGGAAGTCAGGGTGAACCCAATGCGGCTCTTGCCCGTTTATCAACAGGCAATTATCGCGATGCCACGATTTATCCTGGGGACACTGTTATTTTGGCAGCGTCGCCTATTCCTGGAAACGAGAAAGGTGTTTCTCGAATCATTGACAACTTATTTCAATTAGGTGCTAAGGTTATTTATGGCTCCGGCAGTTCAACCGGTATGCATGTTTCCGGTCATGGTTACCAGGAAGACTTAAAACTCATGCTTACATTAATGAAGCCTACCTATTTCATTCCGATTCATGGTGAGTATAGAATGCTTCATCATCATAAGCAGTTAGCGGAATCGGTGGGTGTTGAAAAAGGTAATACCTTCATCATCAAAAATGGTGATGTCGTTGATATTCAAAATTCAATTGCTCATCAGACACGAAATATTCCTGCTGGTGACACATATGTAGATGGCATTAGTGTTGGGGATGTAGGTGAAATTGTATTACGTGACCGCAGGCAGCTCTCAGAAGATGGTATGCTGGTGGTTGTGTTAACCATTAGTAAATCTGATCGAAAAATTATTCAAGGTCCTGACACGATTACACGTGGATTCGTATATGTAAAGGAATCCGAGGATTTGATAAGAGAAATTAATCGTCTGGTTAAGAAGACGATTCTTGAGTTAGAAGCAGATAATATCCGACAATGGAACGTAATGAAGCAACATATTAAAAAATCAGTAGGACAGTATTTGTTCAAGCATACGAAAAGAAAGCCGATGATTCTTCCAATCATCCTTGAAATTTAA
- a CDS encoding SET domain-containing protein, which produces MFEVKKSKYGRGIFATRKIKKGELIHEAPVIISPKEEYQYLKKTILVEYAFWWGEDLDECALALGYGSLFNHSYTPNALYKLNLKNKTIDIYAYRDIKSGDEILINYNGDPEDDEPMWFDVY; this is translated from the coding sequence ATGTTCGAAGTGAAGAAATCTAAATATGGGCGAGGGATCTTTGCAACCCGCAAAATAAAAAAAGGCGAGTTGATCCATGAAGCACCCGTGATTATATCCCCTAAAGAGGAGTATCAATATTTGAAGAAAACCATCTTGGTTGAATACGCATTCTGGTGGGGCGAGGACCTAGATGAATGTGCTTTGGCACTTGGATATGGATCGTTATTTAACCACTCCTACACCCCGAATGCCTTATATAAACTCAATTTAAAAAACAAGACCATTGATATTTATGCCTATCGAGATATCAAATCTGGTGATGAAATTCTAATCAATTACAATGGAGATCCTGAGGACGATGAACCTATGTGGTTCGATGTTTATTAA
- a CDS encoding glutamate synthase subunit beta: MTLNNKAIIIGGGISGKLVARVLSDFYKEVIILERDHEPVGPSPRKGAPQGEHLHALLHAGEYGLEELFPGITEDFYGGGAVKINSTLDLSWFHHGVWKLRYDGKYSTTLQTRPHLEWHIEQYIKKIPNVIFQYNQIVQDFLFNEAKNRIIGVQLKDKSLKADLVVDASGVSSLSSSWLDKRQMAVPTEKVDINLSYISKQFQLSGKKDRGWKIKLVYPNPPHEKIGGTISKVEDNRYIVTLMGYHNAVNDNAVLKSDESFVELARKLPKQDIYQEIENATPLSKTSIYRVPHIIWRRFDKLENLPSGLLLIGDTFCRIDPVFGQGMSIAVLETLALKKLLQKHHRELDKVPTAFHKKAGKIIGPIWNMVITEDFRYSETRGKKPVGLSIQQWYAKKIFLLSSQNQYVYDSFIKVMNLVRPITSLMKPSIIKSVLIYAFSRK; the protein is encoded by the coding sequence GTGACTTTAAACAATAAAGCAATCATTATTGGCGGTGGAATTTCTGGTAAATTAGTTGCGCGTGTATTATCAGATTTTTATAAGGAAGTGATCATCCTAGAACGTGACCATGAACCAGTTGGACCTTCACCTAGAAAAGGTGCTCCGCAAGGCGAACATTTACATGCCCTTCTTCATGCTGGCGAGTATGGTCTCGAAGAGTTATTCCCTGGAATAACCGAAGATTTTTATGGTGGCGGGGCTGTGAAAATCAATTCTACCTTAGATCTTTCCTGGTTTCATCATGGGGTGTGGAAACTTCGATACGATGGTAAATATAGTACAACATTACAAACCAGACCGCATTTAGAATGGCATATCGAACAATATATTAAAAAAATTCCTAACGTAATATTTCAGTACAATCAAATTGTCCAAGATTTTTTGTTTAATGAAGCAAAAAACCGTATCATTGGTGTTCAACTAAAAGATAAATCATTGAAAGCTGACTTAGTGGTGGATGCAAGTGGCGTTAGCAGTCTTTCATCAAGTTGGTTAGATAAACGCCAAATGGCAGTTCCAACTGAAAAAGTTGATATCAACCTTAGTTATATTAGTAAACAATTTCAGCTGTCTGGAAAAAAAGACAGGGGTTGGAAGATTAAGTTGGTATATCCAAATCCGCCACATGAAAAAATAGGCGGAACGATCTCAAAAGTAGAGGATAATCGTTATATTGTCACACTGATGGGATACCACAATGCCGTTAATGATAATGCAGTACTAAAAAGTGATGAGAGTTTTGTTGAGTTAGCGAGGAAACTTCCAAAACAAGATATCTATCAAGAAATAGAAAATGCAACCCCGTTATCCAAAACATCTATTTATCGTGTTCCCCATATCATTTGGAGGCGATTTGATAAGCTAGAGAACCTACCAAGTGGTCTGCTGTTGATTGGTGACACATTCTGCAGAATCGATCCCGTATTTGGTCAAGGAATGAGTATTGCAGTATTAGAAACGCTTGCACTGAAAAAACTGTTGCAAAAACATCATCGTGAACTGGATAAAGTTCCAACTGCCTTTCATAAAAAGGCAGGAAAAATTATTGGCCCTATTTGGAATATGGTCATAACAGAAGATTTTCGATACTCTGAAACCAGGGGAAAAAAGCCAGTTGGACTCTCCATCCAGCAATGGTATGCAAAAAAAATCTTTCTTCTATCGTCACAAAATCAATACGTTTACGACTCGTTTATTAAAGTGATGAATCTTGTTCGACCGATCACATCCTTGATGAAGCCGAGTATCATCAAAAGTGTTTTGATCTATGCATTTTCTAGAAAATAA
- a CDS encoding alpha/beta-type small acid-soluble spore protein, with the protein MARNKLLVPGADNVLNQMKEEIANEFGVQLGADTTARANGSVGGEMTKRLVAYAEQTLRNQQGL; encoded by the coding sequence ATGGCTAGAAACAAACTATTGGTTCCTGGGGCAGACAATGTTCTGAATCAAATGAAGGAAGAAATCGCCAACGAGTTTGGAGTTCAACTTGGTGCTGATACGACCGCGCGAGCAAATGGTTCGGTTGGCGGCGAAATGACAAAACGTCTAGTTGCTTACGCTGAACAAACATTACGAAATCAACAAGGGCTATAG
- a CDS encoding CAP-associated domain-containing protein, giving the protein MFRFLRLIAILFLIYISWPFIAKQLDNSTIQADIVSSLKDNLEVPETFSILYDDIQQLLAQIGFQLDELPLTEEKSNEVPQEKLELTPPVEQTFSIHNVELGNAKADIEHNLGAAKRISLNEYGTDWHAYHENYHDFFMIMYNENNKAAGLYTNQDLVASTNGIKIGSTTKESVRSILGEPITKVQKGLVIYQLQEDNDNDLFLLDDAYVTVFYDKHENNTVTGLQIISKAIEENKKDFYTEATPTLKEGFEYQMFDITNAARVNHQLPILTWDDHVKETAREHSLDMAENDYFDHKNLEGQTPFDRMKEDEVAFNLAGENLAYGQLSSIFAHEGLMNSLGHRENILRHDYEYLGVGVAFNDKSQPYYTQNYYAN; this is encoded by the coding sequence ATGTTTCGTTTTCTTAGATTAATCGCCATTTTATTTTTAATATATATTTCTTGGCCTTTTATTGCAAAGCAGTTAGATAATTCCACGATTCAAGCAGATATTGTGTCGTCATTAAAAGATAATCTTGAAGTACCTGAAACGTTTAGTATTTTATATGACGATATCCAGCAGTTACTCGCACAAATCGGCTTTCAATTGGATGAACTTCCGTTGACAGAAGAAAAATCCAATGAAGTGCCACAGGAAAAACTGGAGTTAACACCCCCTGTAGAACAAACCTTTTCTATTCATAATGTTGAACTTGGAAATGCAAAAGCTGATATCGAGCATAATTTGGGCGCAGCCAAACGAATTTCGCTCAATGAATACGGAACCGATTGGCATGCTTATCATGAGAATTACCATGACTTTTTTATGATTATGTACAATGAAAATAACAAAGCAGCTGGCCTTTATACCAACCAAGATTTAGTAGCTTCTACCAATGGAATCAAAATCGGCAGTACGACGAAAGAAAGTGTCCGAAGTATCCTTGGCGAACCAATCACCAAAGTCCAAAAAGGATTAGTCATTTATCAACTTCAAGAAGATAACGACAATGATTTGTTTTTGCTGGATGATGCGTATGTAACTGTATTTTATGATAAGCATGAGAACAATACCGTTACGGGGTTACAAATTATCAGCAAAGCGATAGAGGAGAATAAAAAAGATTTTTACACCGAAGCAACCCCAACTTTAAAAGAAGGCTTTGAATATCAAATGTTTGATATCACCAATGCCGCTCGGGTAAATCACCAGCTCCCCATCTTAACCTGGGATGACCATGTAAAGGAAACAGCCCGCGAGCATAGTTTAGATATGGCAGAGAATGATTATTTTGATCATAAAAATTTGGAAGGCCAAACACCGTTTGATCGCATGAAAGAGGATGAAGTTGCCTTTAATTTAGCTGGAGAAAACCTTGCATATGGTCAATTAAGCAGTATTTTTGCGCATGAAGGATTAATGAACTCACTTGGACATCGGGAAAATATATTGCGACACGATTATGAATACCTCGGTGTGGGTGTCGCCTTTAATGATAAATCACAGCCTTATTATACACAGAATTATTATGCTAATTAA